A DNA window from Drosophila biarmipes strain raj3 chromosome 2R, RU_DBia_V1.1, whole genome shotgun sequence contains the following coding sequences:
- the LOC108021929 gene encoding transmembrane protein 164 isoform X3, whose amino-acid sequence MSNLNGPFLAFLFPEIEGRTYPFEQATYWIQHALLYIIPIYIIRSGAYTVEDLSEFHWSHIGTAFMLFYHFVLLSPLSIFTGINLDHMLCAAMSDPFQGPNYRLFACCHQTLLCPLLSKGTVLLFCRRCSTSLKRSGDLPEVRSEADQYTLTPADYATQVDVTMRHRFSNQEAADEGHPHKAGDLSSLAEYAMPTTKID is encoded by the exons ATGAGTAACCTTAACGGTCCTTTTTTGGCCTTTCTTTTCCCCGAGATTGAGGGTCGCACATATCCCTTTGAGCAGGCCACATATTGGATCCAGCACGCACTCCTCTATATTATTCCTATTTATATTATTCGGAGCG GCGCGTACACTGTCGAAGACCTTAGCGAATTTCACTGGTCTCACATTGGTACAGCCTTCATGCTATTTTACCACTTTGTACTTCTATCCCCGCTATCTATT TTCACTGGCATCAATCTGGACCACATGCTGTGTGCAGCGATGTCGGATCCTTTTCAGGGTCCCAACTACCGCCTCTTCGCCTGTTGCCACCAGACCTTGCTGTGTCCCCTGCTCAGCAAAGGAACGGTGCTGCTATTTTGCCGCCGGTGCAGTACCAGCCTGAAGAGATCGGGTGACTTACCGGAGGTGAGGAGCGAGGCGGATCAGTACACGTTGACTCCAGCCGACTACGCAACGCAAGTGGACGTGACCATGCGGCATCGATTTAGCAACCAGGAGGCGGCAGACGAAGGTCATCCGCATAAGGCCGGCGACTTGTCCTCCCTAGCGGAGTACGCTATGCCGACGACCAAGATCGACTAG
- the LOC108021929 gene encoding transmembrane protein 164 isoform X2 encodes MGWDWDWAVGGISDDIPRTTGPECINYMTDRRRWLETVLLSALFIFIMHRSWQRLAPIKLPPPIEIQKPHSPTRLFLLIALSVIFGIEMGFKLSGQSMIFALNPCHVQSCLQIFLLAAKPTKTTTALFRIQMSNLNGPFLAFLFPEIEGRTYPFEQATYWIQHALLYIIPIYIIRSGAYTVEDLSEFHWSHIGTAFMLFYHFVLLSPLSIDF; translated from the exons ATGGgatgggactgggactgggccGTTGGAGGCATATCCGATGATATTCCGAGGACTACAGGGCCAGAATGTATCAATTACATGACAGACAGACGGCGCTGGTTGGAGACGGTACTGTTATCCGCCCTTTTCATCTTTATAATGCACCGCTCTTGGCAACGTCTGGCGCCAATTAAGCTGCCACCACCCATTGAAATTCAGAAACCACACAGTCCGACGAGGCTTTTCCTCCTTATCGCATTGTCCGTGATTTTCGGCATTGAAATGGGCTTCAAACTCTCCGGGCAGTCAATGATATTCGCCCTGAATCCATGCCACGTGCAATCGTGTCTGCAg ATCTTTCTTCTGGCCGCTAAACCCACGAAGACTACGACAGCACTTTTTCGGATCCAGATGAGTAACCTTAACGGTCCTTTTTTGGCCTTTCTTTTCCCCGAGATTGAGGGTCGCACATATCCCTTTGAGCAGGCCACATATTGGATCCAGCACGCACTCCTCTATATTATTCCTATTTATATTATTCGGAGCG GCGCGTACACTGTCGAAGACCTTAGCGAATTTCACTGGTCTCACATTGGTACAGCCTTCATGCTATTTTACCACTTTGTACTTCTATCCCCGCTATCTATT gatttttaa
- the LOC108021929 gene encoding transmembrane protein 164 isoform X1, whose translation MGWDWDWAVGGISDDIPRTTGPECINYMTDRRRWLETVLLSALFIFIMHRSWQRLAPIKLPPPIEIQKPHSPTRLFLLIALSVIFGIEMGFKLSGQSMIFALNPCHVQSCLQIFLLAAKPTKTTTALFRIQMSNLNGPFLAFLFPEIEGRTYPFEQATYWIQHALLYIIPIYIIRSGAYTVEDLSEFHWSHIGTAFMLFYHFVLLSPLSIFTGINLDHMLCAAMSDPFQGPNYRLFACCHQTLLCPLLSKGTVLLFCRRCSTSLKRSGDLPEVRSEADQYTLTPADYATQVDVTMRHRFSNQEAADEGHPHKAGDLSSLAEYAMPTTKID comes from the exons ATGGgatgggactgggactgggccGTTGGAGGCATATCCGATGATATTCCGAGGACTACAGGGCCAGAATGTATCAATTACATGACAGACAGACGGCGCTGGTTGGAGACGGTACTGTTATCCGCCCTTTTCATCTTTATAATGCACCGCTCTTGGCAACGTCTGGCGCCAATTAAGCTGCCACCACCCATTGAAATTCAGAAACCACACAGTCCGACGAGGCTTTTCCTCCTTATCGCATTGTCCGTGATTTTCGGCATTGAAATGGGCTTCAAACTCTCCGGGCAGTCAATGATATTCGCCCTGAATCCATGCCACGTGCAATCGTGTCTGCAg ATCTTTCTTCTGGCCGCTAAACCCACGAAGACTACGACAGCACTTTTTCGGATCCAGATGAGTAACCTTAACGGTCCTTTTTTGGCCTTTCTTTTCCCCGAGATTGAGGGTCGCACATATCCCTTTGAGCAGGCCACATATTGGATCCAGCACGCACTCCTCTATATTATTCCTATTTATATTATTCGGAGCG GCGCGTACACTGTCGAAGACCTTAGCGAATTTCACTGGTCTCACATTGGTACAGCCTTCATGCTATTTTACCACTTTGTACTTCTATCCCCGCTATCTATT TTCACTGGCATCAATCTGGACCACATGCTGTGTGCAGCGATGTCGGATCCTTTTCAGGGTCCCAACTACCGCCTCTTCGCCTGTTGCCACCAGACCTTGCTGTGTCCCCTGCTCAGCAAAGGAACGGTGCTGCTATTTTGCCGCCGGTGCAGTACCAGCCTGAAGAGATCGGGTGACTTACCGGAGGTGAGGAGCGAGGCGGATCAGTACACGTTGACTCCAGCCGACTACGCAACGCAAGTGGACGTGACCATGCGGCATCGATTTAGCAACCAGGAGGCGGCAGACGAAGGTCATCCGCATAAGGCCGGCGACTTGTCCTCCCTAGCGGAGTACGCTATGCCGACGACCAAGATCGACTAG
- the LOC108021928 gene encoding sterol regulatory element-binding protein cleavage-activating protein, with amino-acid sequence MAAATDGSGSARAAAAAASTSPRTASNSSGQTGKPPGSSPSSAAKAAPGSAATSSAGLPASVSHFYYKHGLFLSSYPTCASSIAFMAILLSCYPLINIPLPGTIPTKIVVPYDPGSGTATAYNHSGSPIATPAAGVPLPAAPANIYNGSAMNRSLPSLLPWAQSSPAFFFVQQITLRTCVLPWKEGMQLMDAFRAPLYEVFKLLEIVRNHQSNENQRSLEHNCLHVENVKRGSHGHLDHIFPEYGCLLLSPANLWTQNAQNFTRDTNILNTIFQYHNLQKSKVSVAEMLFGLPMQDTGFKRYPLRARSRIIQYALTLVLKHNDVDYLETLKKKLQRHYPPLPSTPSASKSVEEPSTITYIFYPGEYRMWELVPYTVAFILVFAYVYFSVRKIDVFRSRFLLALCSVITTAGSLAMSLGLCFFFGLTISLQSKDIFPYLVILVGLENSLVITKSVVSMDETFDVKIRVAQALSKEGWHISKTLLTEITILTIGLATFVPVIQEFCIFAIVGLLSDFMLQMLLFSTILAMNIKRTEYTTEAKHLPKMLLSCTQGAGRQDFRFFGATPTLPPFVPGTFQRSQSHPKLCFADAASVNDRTSLVNARAPQEQRIPKRIKIVNFWARTRFFQRAFMIWMIVWICSIVYNSGCLEQLFSMESNGTMRATFELHRRLQAGRGAVSSFFGGWQADQQMPTTSPSGGRGISETLQAPLANDINETVEEMQRLRYPNFDINFFLSNFHWSTIMKQYNISLSGHYVTLLPTIRLSHVISPELATLLRNPQEQLQQNFQWKALAAALDPLDFNDDDVRRESPMLMAGGIPLVPKSPMEIFFAILLCCISIFVLCYTMVVFYRCICTRNYAEWRSSWQESEAPYKQTEQILEGMPTQIAGHKHRIECLVSDGAYIISCCLKGQIRVWDARSGEQLTSIARSDIQISHVRPDGQSLVRKLTVSPVWCLDYFDNLIAVGCANGRVELWESPAGLLKCAYQEDAKSNQGITHIHLNGDRVIVARLSGRLDFYRLETYYKGKQIDWGFTSAYRRTHVRTGSTGSLGLMMQQQRYQQDATQKTTKEEMKITLEGVRLAHQQPITCMQVVNDMVFTGSQDHTLKVYCLNNSDAEYTLHGHCGPVTCLFVDRWQPGTGGSGSQDGLLCVWDLFTGACMYNIQAHDGAVSCLACAPSYVISLGTDERICVWERFQGNLLTTINISNAYSSLLMLTPSLLVTSKMGSLIVWDVRTGQPAREVKLDFANLQLCPKIMMLACDSVVCDYGNEIRVVRFPIVADKCQ; translated from the exons ATGGCCGCCGCAACAGATGGCTCTGGGTCTGCCAGGGCGGCCGCGGCAGCGGCGTCGACGTCGCCGCGAACAGCATCCAACAGCAGTGGTCAGACCGGCAAACCACCAGGATCCTCCCCCTCCTCGGCGGCTAAGGCGGCACCAGGCTCTGCGGCAACCTCCTCCGCCGGACTGCCCGCCTCCGTCTCGCACTTCTACTACAAGCATGGCCTCTTCCTGTCCAGCTACCCCACGTGCGCCTCCAGCATAGCCTTCATGGCTATTCTGCTTTCGTG CTATCCGTTAATTAACATACCGTTGCCCGGGACAATACCCACCAAGATTGTGGTTCCTTACGATCCTGGGTCTGGCACTGCCACGGCCTACAATCATAGTGGCTCCCCAATCGCAACACCAGCCGCCGGCGTGCCTTTGCCTGCCGCACCCGCAAACATATACAATGGAAGTGCCATGAACCGCAGTCTTCCTTCACTGCTACCATGGGCGCAAAGCAGCCCCGCCTTTTTTTTTGTCCAGCAGATTACACTTCGAACCTGTGTTCTCCCTTGGAAAGAGGGAATGCAGCTGATGGATGCGTTTCGTGCGCCGCTTTATgaagtttttaaattgcttGAAATTGTGCGCAATCACCAGAGCAACGAAAA CCAGCGTAGCCTGGAGCACAACTGTTTGCATGTAGAAAACGTAAAGCGAGGGTCTCACGGGCATCTGGACCACATCTTTCCCGAGTACGGCTGCTTGCTTCTTTCGCCCGCCAACCTATGGACGCAGAATGCTCAGAATTTCACCCGAGACACAAACATTCTTAACACAATATTTCAGTACCAT AACCTGCAAAAGTCAAAGGTTTCCGTCGCAGAAATGCTGTTCGGCCTACCCATGCAAGACACTGGCTTCAAACGCTATCCGTTGCGCGCTCGGTCACGAATTATACAGTATGCCTTGACCTTGGTCCTCAAGCACAACGACGTGGACTATCTTGAGACTCTTAAAAAAAAGCTGCAGCGACACTACCCGCCGCTGCCATCTACACCGTCGGCAAGTAAGTCGGTGGAAGAACCATCGACaattacttatatattttacccGGGAGAGTACCGAATGTGGGAACTGGTGCCCTACACGGTGGCCTTCATACTAGTGTTCGCGTACGTTTACTTCTCTGTTCGTAAAATTGACGTTTTTCGCTCTCGCTTTTTGCTGGCTTTGTGCAGCGTAATAACAACGGCTGGAAGCCTGGCCATGTCCCTCGGCTTGTGCTTCTTTTTCGGCCTGACCATCTCACTGCAGTCAAAGGACATATTTCCTTACCTGGTAATCCTGGTGGGACTGGAAAACAGTTTGGTTATTACAAAGAGCGTGGTGTCAATGGACGAAACATTCGACGTGAAGATCCGCGTGGCACAGGCCCTAAGCAAGGAGGGATGGCATATATCCAAGACGCTTCTAACGGAGATTACCATTTTGACTATTGGCCTCGCAACATTCGTTCCAGTCATTCAGGAGTTCTGTATCTTCGCCATAGTCGGATTGCTTTCAGACTTTATGCTACAAATGCTCCTTTTTTCCACCATCTTAGCAATGAACATTAAGCGGACCGAATATACAACAGAGGCGAAGCACCTCCCTAAGATGCTGCTGAGTTGCACACAGGGGGCGGGTCGTCAAGATTTCCGCTTCTTTGGTGCTACCCCAACGCTGCCGCCCTTTGTTCCCGGCACATTTCAACGATCACAGTCGCATCCGAAGCTCTGTTTTGCAGATGCTGCATCTGTTAACGATCGGACAAGCTTGGTCAACGCCCGCGCCCCGCAAGAACAGCGAATTCCGAAGCGCATTAAGATTGTAAACTTTTGGGCTCGCACACGCTTTTTTCAGCGGGCTTTTATGATCTGGATGATTGTGTGGATATGCTCTATAGTGTATAATTCGGGGTGCCTGGAACAGTTGTTCAGTATGGAAAGTAACGGCACTATGAGAGCAACCTTTGAACTTCATCGACGCCTACAGGCGGGGCGTGGAGCCGTCAGCAGCTTTTTCGGGGGATGGCAGGCGGATCAGCAGATGCCCACAACAAGCCCCTCCGGGGGCAGAGGAATTTCAGAAACTTTACAAGCTCCACTCGCAAACGATATTAATGAGACGGTCGAGGAAATGCAGCGACTGCGCTACCCAAATTTTGACataaatttttttctctcgaacTTCCACTGGTCTACGATCATGAAACAGTACAACATTTCACTAAGTGGGCACTACGTAACCTTACTGCCAACCATTCGACTAAGCCACGTTATTTCGCCCGAACTGGCCACATTGTTGCGCAACCCGCAGGAGCAACTGCAACAGAATTTCCAGTGGAAAGCTTTGGCCGCTGCGCTTGATCCACTCGACTTTAACGACGATGATGTGCGCCGAGAGTCCCCGATGCTTATGGCTGGCGGAATTCCATTGGTTCCTAAGAGCCCCATGGAAATATTCTTCGCCATCCTTCTCTGCTGCATTAGCATCTTCGTGCTGTGCTACACAATGGTGGTCTTCTACCGCTGCATTTGTACCAGGAACTATGCCGAGTGGCGTTCTAGCTGGCAAGAATCCGAAGCGCCTTATAAGCAGACTGAGCAGATTCTCGAAGGTATGCCAACTCAAATAGCAGGCCACAAGCATCGCATTGAGTGTCTCGTCTCCGATGGTGCCTACATAATAAGCTGCTGCCTTAAAGGCCAAATCCGTGTGTGGGATGCACGCAGTGGTGAGCAGCTGACCAGCATCGCCCGCTCCGACATACAAATCTCTCATGTACGACCGGATGGACAGTCACTGGTGCGCAAGTTGACCGTGTCACCGGTGTGGTGTCTGGACTACTTTGACAACCTCATTGCAGTGGGCTGCGCTAATGGACGCGTAGAGCTGTGGGAGTCGCCTGCGGGTTTACTTAAGTGTGCATACCAGGAAGACGCCAAAAGTAACCAAGGTATAACCCATATCCACTTGAATGGCGATCGGGTGATTGTGGCTCGTTTGAGTGGTCGTCTTGATTTCTATCGCTTGGAGACGTATTACAAAGGAAAGCAGATAGACTGGGGGTTTACCTCGGCTTACAGACGCA CTCACGTCCGAACAGGATCCACTGGAAGCCTTGGACTGATGATGCAACAGCAGCGTTATCAGCAGGATGCGACTCAGAAGACCACTAAGGAGGAAATGAAGATCACATTGGAGGGAGTGCGACTAGCCCATCAGCAACCAATCACCTGCATGCAGGTCGTTAACGACATGGTCTTTACCGGCAGCCAGGACCACACTCTCAAG GTATATTGTCTTAACAACTCGGATGCAGAGTATACGCTTCACGGACACTGTGGGCCCGTGACCTGCCTCTTCGTGGACCGCTGGCAACCAGGCACCGGGGGTTCCGGTTCCCAGGACGGTCTGCTTTGTGTTTGGGATCTCTTTACCGGTGCCTGCATGTATAACATCCAAGCCCACGACGGCGCTGTCAGCTGCCTGGCTTGCGCTCCTAGCTATGTGATATCGCTGGGCACGGACGAGCGGATCTGCGTGTGGGAACGATTTCAGGGAAATCTGCTAACTACCATAAACATATCTAACGCTTACTCAAGTCTCTTAATGCTAACACCGTCGCTGTTGGTGACCAGCAAAATGG GATCTCTTATTGTTTGGGATGTGCGCACTGGGCAGCCAGCTCGCGAGGTCAAGCTGGATTTTGCCAATCTGCAGCTGTGCCCCAAAATTATGATGCTTGCCTGCGACTCGGTAGTTTGTGACTACGGAAATGAGATCCGAGTCGTCCGCTTTCCTATCGTGGCAGACAAGTGCCAGTAA